A region of Marnyiella aurantia DNA encodes the following proteins:
- a CDS encoding TonB-dependent receptor domain-containing protein: MKITKLSAGVMFLLGTAQALSGQQAPNDSLKKEKEIEGVVLRGSIKKGAESNLISLQRKSAEVIERVGAVQLEKQGVSDVSVAVTKATGAQKQEGSGQVFIRGLGDRSNSTTMNGLPIPSNDPAYKNIDLGIVKTDMIDFVGLEKVYNPRLWGDMAGANVDIVSKIYTGKPYFKVNIGSSVNFNAFSKPNFYLQNGPDYLGFKQINKPKNAKIAQFGYAFNTGWQNEETFTPINSSLGVDFGRSFTIGEEGKLSVFGFGNFDNDYNFTEGIVRSVDNSGAPLKDLLGQEFTYDTNTTGLLNLNYRINSNHTVKATTNYIHTTEQKLGFYEGYIRDTNEDRANETAHLRRAAYKTNDLWINQVAGEHRITEPLKLSWNVGYNRLDSRRPDRQQNISVQNRNTGLYHFIAGNAGANHRYFDRLLENDYVGNIHGDYQLNDMLKFTVGYRGRFKDSDFRATQYNFRVKLAPGNYYVTPEDYGAFFNYDNYQSGAFFDIRTFRGIVGADEMALVPQYYQSEVMNHGAFANAEFKAGEKLTAQLGVSYENLQQSILYNTSIQDGDVDKNYSKILPALNVKYSLNDLHNLRLSASKTYTTPLLLEVAPFEYEDIDELSFGNTDLNPADNYNLDIKWEWFPKRGELISATVFGKYITDPISRVTVNSSSNSVSFVNTGDSGMIFGVEAEFRKDLYTHGNSRLYTFMNATYLNTEQKLDAGKVDRENPNSRVAVSFISTKDKMQGASDFLANVNLGWEQKWNRNTMDVVLSLSHISDNIYALGYESKGNLVDKSVNLLDATVRFSLNNGLGISASAKNLLNTNFTRVQANGNGDVVVRDYKKGISAGIGISYQF, encoded by the coding sequence ATGAAAATCACTAAACTAAGTGCAGGAGTAATGTTCCTTTTGGGAACCGCACAGGCACTTTCCGGCCAGCAGGCTCCGAATGACTCGCTTAAGAAAGAGAAAGAGATCGAAGGTGTAGTCCTTCGCGGCAGCATAAAAAAAGGTGCTGAAAGCAACCTGATCAGCCTGCAGCGAAAATCGGCTGAAGTAATAGAAAGAGTTGGCGCTGTACAGTTGGAGAAGCAAGGCGTCAGCGACGTATCAGTGGCAGTAACCAAAGCGACCGGCGCTCAAAAACAGGAAGGCAGCGGTCAGGTTTTCATTCGCGGACTGGGCGACAGAAGTAACTCTACAACTATGAATGGTCTGCCTATCCCATCCAATGACCCGGCTTATAAAAATATTGACCTCGGCATCGTAAAGACAGATATGATTGATTTCGTAGGACTCGAAAAAGTATACAATCCCAGACTTTGGGGCGATATGGCCGGGGCCAATGTGGACATCGTGTCTAAAATATACACCGGAAAGCCTTATTTTAAAGTAAATATAGGTTCATCGGTTAATTTTAATGCGTTTTCCAAGCCTAACTTTTACCTACAGAACGGGCCGGACTATCTGGGCTTTAAGCAAATTAACAAACCCAAAAATGCTAAAATTGCCCAATTCGGTTACGCCTTTAATACAGGCTGGCAGAACGAAGAAACATTTACTCCCATCAATTCATCCCTTGGGGTGGACTTTGGCAGGTCTTTCACAATTGGCGAAGAAGGTAAACTGAGTGTTTTCGGATTCGGCAACTTTGACAATGATTACAATTTTACTGAAGGCATCGTACGTTCAGTTGATAATTCGGGAGCACCATTAAAAGACCTATTGGGTCAGGAATTTACCTACGATACCAACACAACCGGTTTGCTGAACCTAAATTACCGCATCAACAGCAATCATACTGTAAAAGCGACCACCAACTATATACATACTACTGAGCAGAAACTCGGATTTTACGAAGGCTATATTCGGGACACCAATGAGGATCGCGCAAATGAAACTGCCCACCTTAGGAGGGCTGCCTACAAAACCAATGACCTGTGGATTAACCAGGTGGCAGGTGAGCACCGCATTACCGAACCTCTTAAACTTTCGTGGAATGTTGGCTACAACCGCCTGGACAGCAGAAGACCCGACAGACAGCAAAACATCTCGGTTCAAAACAGGAACACCGGTTTATATCACTTTATTGCCGGAAATGCCGGTGCAAATCACAGGTATTTCGACCGGTTACTGGAGAATGATTATGTGGGCAATATTCACGGAGACTATCAGCTAAATGACATGCTGAAGTTTACAGTAGGATATCGGGGTCGTTTCAAGGATTCTGATTTCCGAGCTACACAGTACAATTTTCGTGTAAAACTGGCACCGGGAAATTATTATGTAACTCCCGAAGATTATGGTGCATTCTTTAACTATGACAATTACCAGTCAGGTGCATTCTTCGACATCAGAACTTTCCGCGGAATTGTTGGTGCCGACGAGATGGCCCTGGTTCCACAATATTATCAGTCTGAAGTGATGAATCACGGTGCCTTTGCCAATGCTGAATTTAAAGCAGGCGAAAAGCTGACTGCCCAGCTGGGTGTAAGCTACGAAAACCTGCAGCAGTCGATTCTGTATAATACAAGTATCCAGGACGGTGATGTAGATAAGAACTATTCTAAGATTCTGCCTGCGCTGAACGTGAAATACAGTCTGAACGACCTGCACAACCTCCGACTCTCCGCATCAAAGACCTATACCACCCCACTTCTGCTGGAAGTTGCCCCTTTTGAATACGAAGATATAGATGAACTCAGCTTTGGAAATACCGACCTGAACCCGGCAGATAATTACAATCTGGACATTAAATGGGAATGGTTCCCTAAAAGAGGCGAACTGATATCAGCCACAGTATTTGGTAAATACATTACAGATCCCATTTCCAGGGTGACTGTAAACTCCTCCTCCAATTCAGTTTCGTTTGTTAATACTGGCGACAGCGGAATGATCTTCGGTGTAGAGGCCGAATTCAGAAAAGATCTGTATACACACGGAAATTCAAGACTGTACACGTTTATGAATGCCACTTATCTGAACACAGAACAGAAACTGGATGCCGGGAAGGTAGACAGGGAAAACCCAAACTCCAGGGTTGCTGTCTCATTTATCAGCACAAAAGACAAAATGCAGGGCGCTTCCGATTTTCTTGCCAACGTTAACCTTGGCTGGGAGCAGAAGTGGAACCGTAACACAATGGATGTGGTACTCTCCCTCTCTCATATTTCGGATAATATTTATGCCTTGGGTTATGAAAGCAAAGGAAACCTGGTAGACAAATCCGTGAACCTTCTGGACGCTACGGTAAGGTTCTCCCTGAATAACGGTCTGGGCATTTCGGCCAGTGCAAAAAATTTACTCAACACAAACTTCACCCGCGTTCAGGCCAACGGCAACGGTGATGTAGTGGTAAGGGACTACAAAAAAGGAATCAGCGCCGGAATCGGTATATCCTATCAGTTTTAA
- a CDS encoding FAD-dependent oxidoreductase, with the protein MNSELIYRIACNDCGGMGKKKQRIRKSVRIRYEKALEKWRSDGATGPCPVKPEPHLSTCFSCSGTGLLASETFPVPDSEKFPNVAIIGGGIGGVALAVACLHRGIPFILYEKDNSFSDRSQGYGLTLQQASKAMDGFGIIKLEEGVVSTRHVVHTPAGDIVGEWGMRKWLGTNEKAGSRRTNVHIARQNLRAALMSQLQNTDNIKWGYELSALSQSADKQIDLHFNVKDHKITEKADLVVGADGIRSAVRRLLIGEDILSLRYLGCIVILGICKLDDITDCDRMLLDSATIFQTANGKERIYIMPYDKTSVMWQLSFPISEDNAKKLRLNGAEALKEEALRRTPWHDPIPQILQATEVSKISGYPVYDRALLTPEHLAKADSVTLIGDAAHPMSPFKGQGANQALLDALALARAIAKGCSGQKDWREKGIRKSVLINFELEMLQRSAVKVEDSAAAADFLHSELALYAADEPRGKVLKRNREF; encoded by the coding sequence ATGAATTCGGAATTAATATACCGGATCGCCTGCAATGACTGCGGCGGTATGGGAAAGAAAAAGCAGCGCATTCGAAAGAGTGTGCGGATCCGATATGAAAAAGCTCTGGAAAAATGGCGCAGTGATGGAGCTACCGGTCCCTGTCCCGTAAAACCTGAGCCTCATCTATCTACCTGTTTCAGCTGTTCCGGCACGGGTTTACTGGCTTCAGAAACGTTTCCTGTTCCCGACAGCGAAAAATTCCCAAATGTGGCCATCATTGGTGGCGGCATCGGTGGTGTTGCACTGGCGGTGGCCTGCCTGCACCGCGGAATCCCTTTCATACTTTACGAAAAAGACAACAGTTTCAGCGACAGGTCGCAAGGCTACGGACTCACCCTGCAACAGGCCAGCAAAGCGATGGATGGCTTCGGAATAATAAAACTCGAAGAAGGTGTAGTCTCTACAAGACATGTAGTTCACACTCCGGCAGGTGATATAGTTGGTGAATGGGGCATGCGGAAATGGCTGGGAACAAACGAAAAAGCCGGTAGCAGACGTACCAACGTCCATATTGCTCGCCAAAACTTACGGGCAGCACTGATGAGTCAGCTGCAGAACACAGACAATATAAAATGGGGATATGAACTTTCAGCACTTAGTCAAAGTGCTGATAAACAAATCGACCTGCATTTTAACGTTAAGGATCATAAAATTACCGAAAAAGCAGATTTAGTGGTCGGTGCCGACGGTATACGAAGTGCCGTAAGAAGACTTTTGATCGGTGAAGACATTTTGTCGCTCCGTTATCTGGGCTGCATTGTGATTTTGGGTATCTGTAAGCTGGATGACATTACAGACTGCGACCGTATGCTTTTGGATTCGGCTACCATTTTCCAGACGGCTAATGGCAAGGAGCGCATTTATATAATGCCTTACGATAAAACATCGGTGATGTGGCAGCTCAGCTTCCCTATTTCCGAAGATAACGCTAAAAAATTAAGGCTGAACGGGGCTGAAGCGTTAAAAGAAGAAGCCTTGAGAAGAACACCGTGGCACGACCCTATCCCGCAGATTCTGCAGGCAACCGAAGTTTCAAAGATTTCAGGCTATCCGGTTTATGACCGTGCGCTACTCACTCCGGAGCATTTGGCGAAGGCAGATTCCGTCACACTTATCGGCGATGCAGCTCACCCTATGAGCCCATTCAAAGGTCAGGGAGCCAACCAGGCTTTGCTGGATGCATTGGCCCTGGCACGCGCGATTGCGAAAGGCTGTTCCGGACAAAAAGACTGGCGTGAAAAAGGTATCAGAAAAAGTGTTCTCATAAATTTTGAGCTTGAAATGCTGCAGCGAAGTGCCGTTAAGGTTGAAGATTCGGCCGCCGCAGCTGATTTCCTGCATTCGGAACTGGCGCTTTATGCTGCTGATGAACCGCGGGGTAAAGTCCTGAAAAGAAACAGGGAATTTTAG
- a CDS encoding KTSC domain-containing protein, whose translation MKRIGEHRKLLGVDKMVTLKELKTIYRNTMKEAHPDKFVNDENGRVEAEATSKSVIEAYHFLVSINPETQEKYKEEYGETTSKSNIQDFEYEKQILKIQHLNGKMYEYIGVPRNTYIKMVNADSPSRFARRHIYGNFIHRKAGEAMAD comes from the coding sequence ATGAAAAGAATTGGCGAACACCGCAAGCTGCTTGGCGTAGACAAGATGGTAACCCTGAAAGAACTGAAAACCATTTACAGAAATACAATGAAGGAGGCACATCCTGACAAATTTGTGAATGATGAAAACGGTCGCGTAGAGGCAGAAGCCACAAGTAAGTCAGTAATTGAAGCCTACCACTTTCTGGTAAGTATTAACCCGGAGACTCAGGAAAAATACAAAGAGGAGTACGGCGAAACTACATCCAAATCCAATATCCAGGATTTTGAGTACGAAAAGCAGATACTTAAAATACAGCATCTGAACGGCAAGATGTACGAATACATCGGAGTTCCCCGCAACACTTATATTAAAATGGTAAATGCAGATTCTCCAAGCAGGTTTGCCAGACGTCATATCTATGGAAACTTTATCCACCGAAAGGCTGGTGAAGCTATGGCGGACTAG
- a CDS encoding sigma 54-interacting transcriptional regulator: MKENTTFGELKKSGYTHKTISEEIQHNLIAKIKAKEPVFEGLWGYEDTVIPQLKKALLAGHHINLLGLRGQAKTRIARRMVSLLDEYMPIVKGSEINDSPFQTISKYARDLVDELGDDTPISWVHRNDRFFEKLATPDVNVADLIGDIDPIKAATLKLPYSDERVLHYGMIPRANRCIFVLNELPDLQARIQVSLFNILQEGDIQIRGFQLRMPLDIQFVFTANPEDYTNRGSIVTPLKDRIGSQIFTHYPQSIALARQITEQEARVSLSDRETIEVPELAKDLLEEIAFAARNSEFVDAKSGVSARLTISAMENLMAAAKLRLIEGNLERTAIRLLDFMSVIPSITGKIELVYEGEQEGADHVAKILIDQAVMSQFETIFPRIGKLEKQGVKTPYTDLIQWFDENQLQLNYSDSDRDYNGKLNTVKPLVRLVDENTGDLNDTERNFCMELVLWALTVNKKLDKSEAENSFTYDAPGIGKYYSR; encoded by the coding sequence ATGAAAGAAAATACAACATTCGGCGAATTAAAGAAATCAGGATATACGCATAAAACCATCAGTGAAGAAATTCAGCATAACCTTATTGCAAAGATAAAGGCGAAGGAGCCTGTATTTGAAGGGCTTTGGGGTTATGAAGATACTGTTATTCCTCAACTCAAAAAGGCGCTGCTGGCCGGACACCATATTAATCTTCTGGGTCTGCGCGGCCAGGCAAAAACGCGTATTGCCCGAAGGATGGTAAGCCTGCTGGATGAATATATGCCAATCGTAAAAGGTTCAGAAATTAATGACAGTCCATTCCAGACTATTTCAAAATACGCCCGTGACCTTGTTGATGAGCTGGGCGATGACACTCCCATTTCCTGGGTTCACCGTAACGATCGCTTCTTTGAAAAACTTGCCACACCGGATGTGAATGTTGCCGATCTCATTGGTGATATTGACCCAATAAAAGCCGCGACACTCAAACTTCCGTATTCAGATGAGCGCGTTTTACATTACGGTATGATTCCTCGTGCCAACCGCTGCATTTTTGTTCTTAATGAGCTTCCCGATCTGCAGGCGCGTATCCAGGTGTCACTTTTCAACATTTTGCAGGAAGGCGACATCCAGATTCGCGGATTCCAACTCAGGATGCCTTTGGATATTCAGTTTGTATTTACAGCGAACCCGGAAGATTACACCAACCGCGGCAGCATAGTTACTCCGCTGAAAGACAGAATCGGTTCGCAAATATTCACGCATTACCCTCAGTCCATAGCCTTAGCCAGACAAATTACGGAACAGGAAGCACGCGTATCGCTGAGCGACAGGGAAACTATCGAAGTGCCCGAATTAGCTAAAGACCTGCTGGAAGAAATCGCTTTTGCCGCCCGGAACAGTGAGTTTGTTGATGCCAAAAGTGGAGTGAGCGCCAGGCTTACGATCAGCGCGATGGAAAACCTGATGGCTGCGGCCAAGCTTCGCCTTATTGAAGGTAATCTGGAGCGTACTGCAATCCGTTTACTTGATTTCATGTCCGTAATTCCGTCTATTACAGGAAAAATTGAACTCGTGTACGAAGGTGAACAGGAAGGTGCCGACCATGTGGCAAAAATCCTGATAGACCAGGCCGTGATGAGCCAGTTTGAAACGATTTTCCCAAGAATTGGCAAACTTGAGAAACAAGGTGTGAAAACCCCTTATACCGATCTTATTCAGTGGTTTGATGAGAATCAGCTGCAATTGAACTACAGTGATTCCGACAGGGACTACAACGGCAAACTGAATACTGTTAAGCCACTGGTTAGACTGGTAGATGAAAATACGGGAGATTTGAACGACACCGAACGCAATTTCTGCATGGAACTTGTTCTTTGGGCACTTACTGTGAATAAGAAACTTGACAAATCTGAAGCTGAAAACAGCTTCACGTACGATGCTCCCGGAATTGGCAAATATTACAGCAGATAA
- a CDS encoding IS1096 element passenger TnpR family protein, which yields MVYKIRVILDTKDNIFRDIEIKGKQTLWNLHLGIKSAFSLQGEELSAFNLLESDGTIIKSVPLEDMTDEGDGEIMSDVYIDEAFETDGDRAQFQYGLLDLWEFFCELVEVVDEKPAVNYPITVFRFGAVPLKAPGKSSGKNKKPVMPLFNDDDDFAFNDDFEEGDFADEDDDFDDEDALDFADEPLDDDDED from the coding sequence ATGGTTTATAAAATCCGCGTAATTTTAGATACCAAGGACAACATTTTCCGTGATATCGAAATCAAAGGAAAGCAAACACTCTGGAACCTTCATTTAGGCATTAAAAGTGCCTTTAGCCTTCAGGGCGAAGAACTTTCTGCCTTCAATCTGCTGGAGTCAGACGGCACCATTATAAAGTCAGTTCCGCTGGAAGATATGACGGACGAAGGGGATGGTGAGATCATGTCAGACGTCTATATAGATGAAGCCTTTGAGACCGATGGCGACCGCGCTCAGTTTCAGTACGGACTGTTGGATCTTTGGGAATTCTTCTGCGAACTGGTGGAGGTTGTAGATGAAAAACCTGCAGTAAACTATCCAATCACCGTTTTCCGTTTCGGAGCCGTACCACTAAAGGCTCCCGGTAAAAGTAGCGGTAAGAATAAGAAACCTGTGATGCCATTATTCAACGATGATGACGATTTTGCCTTTAACGACGATTTTGAAGAGGGCGATTTCGCCGATGAAGATGATGATTTTGATGATGAAGATGCGCTGGATTTTGCGGATGAGCCTCTTGATGACGACGATGAAGATTAA
- a CDS encoding vWA domain-containing protein, translating into MSRIHLNRKGFIFKKHSPEEVSNFDRIFDVFKDLLTHTSGDLEEAFEWLEMLDKEYDIFTDEYTVEDFEEDLKKRGYIKEEIKPEDGNAGTGKGKNIVTPKLEKALREFALDQIFGKLKKTGIGNHRTSKAGVGDERDGENRNFQYGDELSNINMTESLKNAQINNGIADLRLTEDDLMVEETHHKAQMSTVLMIDISHSMILYGEDRITPAKKVAMALVELIKRKYPKDSIDIIVFGNEAWPIKIKDLPYLQVGPYHTNTVAGLELAMDILRRKRNTNKQIFMITDGKPSCIKLPTGEFYMNSVGLDEMIVNQCLNKAAQARRLKIPITTFMIAQDLYLRRFVEAFTAQNQGKAFLTGLTNLGEMIFEDYERNRIRRI; encoded by the coding sequence ATGAGCCGTATCCATCTAAACAGGAAAGGATTTATTTTTAAAAAACACAGTCCGGAAGAGGTTTCAAACTTTGACCGGATTTTTGATGTTTTCAAAGATCTGCTTACTCATACATCAGGCGACCTGGAAGAGGCTTTTGAGTGGCTGGAGATGCTGGACAAAGAGTATGATATCTTCACGGACGAATATACTGTTGAAGATTTCGAAGAAGACTTAAAAAAACGGGGATATATTAAGGAAGAGATTAAACCCGAAGACGGCAACGCGGGCACCGGTAAAGGCAAAAATATTGTTACTCCAAAACTTGAAAAAGCACTTCGTGAGTTCGCGTTGGATCAGATTTTCGGCAAACTGAAAAAAACCGGGATCGGAAACCACCGGACTTCGAAAGCGGGTGTAGGCGACGAAAGGGATGGCGAAAACCGCAACTTTCAGTACGGCGATGAACTTTCGAACATCAATATGACTGAAAGTCTTAAAAATGCGCAGATCAACAACGGCATCGCAGATTTAAGGCTGACAGAAGATGATCTTATGGTGGAAGAAACGCATCATAAGGCACAGATGAGTACCGTGCTGATGATAGACATCAGCCATTCTATGATTCTATATGGCGAAGACCGCATCACTCCGGCCAAAAAGGTGGCCATGGCGCTGGTGGAACTTATCAAACGGAAATATCCAAAGGATTCTATTGATATCATTGTCTTCGGTAATGAGGCTTGGCCTATTAAAATAAAAGACCTTCCGTACCTTCAGGTTGGTCCGTATCATACAAATACAGTTGCCGGACTGGAACTTGCCATGGACATCCTGCGGCGTAAAAGGAACACCAACAAACAGATTTTTATGATAACCGATGGCAAACCGAGCTGTATAAAGTTGCCAACAGGAGAATTTTATATGAACAGCGTAGGCCTGGACGAGATGATCGTGAACCAATGCCTGAACAAAGCTGCTCAGGCGCGCCGGCTCAAGATTCCTATCACCACTTTCATGATTGCACAGGATCTCTATCTGCGGCGGTTTGTGGAAGCCTTCACAGCTCAGAACCAGGGTAAGGCGTTCCTTACGGGATTAACCAATTTGGGTGAGATGATTTTTGAGGATTATGAAAGAAACAGAATCAGGAGGATTTAG
- a CDS encoding response regulator transcription factor → MSTKKILLIDDEQDILEILSYNLEKEGYEVVTASSGEEGIEIARKLVPDLILLDVMMPGKDGIETCQELRQIKSLQKTLIVFLSARSEEFSQLAGYQAGGNDYIVKIIKPKVLISKVNALLQLTSHVSEKAKLIEVGDLVIDRDNFKVSRNGQAFLLPKKEFDLLYLLASNTDKVFKREEILDQVWGSDVVVGERTIDVHIRRLREKLGLNAIQTLKGIGYKLIVA, encoded by the coding sequence ATGAGTACTAAAAAAATTTTACTGATTGATGATGAACAGGACATCCTGGAAATCCTGTCTTATAACCTTGAAAAGGAAGGTTATGAGGTGGTTACTGCCAGTAGTGGTGAAGAAGGTATTGAGATAGCCCGCAAACTGGTGCCGGACCTGATTCTTTTGGATGTCATGATGCCCGGAAAAGACGGAATTGAAACATGCCAGGAACTCAGACAGATTAAATCTCTTCAGAAAACACTCATTGTTTTTCTGTCCGCACGCAGTGAAGAATTTTCGCAGTTGGCAGGATATCAGGCCGGCGGAAATGATTATATTGTAAAAATCATCAAGCCAAAAGTTCTCATTTCCAAAGTAAATGCGCTGCTGCAGTTAACTTCCCACGTAAGTGAAAAAGCAAAGCTGATCGAGGTTGGAGATCTTGTTATAGACAGAGACAACTTTAAGGTGTCACGAAACGGCCAGGCTTTTCTTTTGCCAAAAAAGGAGTTTGACCTTCTTTACCTGCTGGCCTCCAACACGGACAAAGTTTTCAAACGAGAAGAAATACTGGATCAGGTTTGGGGCAGTGACGTTGTAGTTGGGGAAAGGACGATTGATGTCCATATACGCCGGTTGCGGGAGAAATTGGGACTTAACGCGATCCAGACACTTAAAGGAATTGGTTACAAACTCATCGTAGCTTAA
- a CDS encoding alpha-amylase family glycosyl hydrolase, whose translation MRKATVNNYLIPFPMTIPCTWKHTTNIYEVNLRQYTPEGTFKAFAAQLSRLKDMGVETLWFMPITPVAQKNKKGSLGSQYAAADYTSINPEFGSLKDFKDLVEEVHSMGFKIIIDWVANHTGWDHVWTLSNPEFYRKNPDTGDFQTASGMDDIIELNYSNHEMRLAMIEAMKFWVRETNIDGFRCDLAAWVQLDFWQQARTAVEQLKPLFWLGEFDELDHPEYGKVFDASYVWNWMHRTKDFCDGNLSFVELKDLLVRYSEIGDGSMRAWFTSNHDENTWNGTEYEKYGIFAQALAVFSVTWNGVPLIYNGQEIPLRTKRLEFFEKDTIPWTDTFELHDFYKKLLTLKSTHPALRGGDSNVCTYLLKTAVDDRVLVYMRVNGEASVLTVISFSREQISFNINGESLSGTYTELFTGSKKNFSSDTGFVLEPGGFSVFYS comes from the coding sequence TTGCGGAAAGCAACTGTAAATAACTACCTGATTCCATTTCCAATGACTATACCATGTACGTGGAAACACACTACCAATATTTACGAAGTAAACCTGCGTCAGTACACTCCTGAAGGTACCTTCAAAGCATTTGCGGCACAACTTTCCCGGCTGAAGGATATGGGTGTGGAAACCCTCTGGTTTATGCCAATCACTCCCGTCGCACAGAAAAACAAGAAAGGCAGCCTGGGCAGCCAGTATGCTGCCGCGGATTACACTTCTATAAACCCGGAATTTGGCTCCCTGAAAGATTTTAAAGATCTTGTTGAAGAGGTGCATAGTATGGGTTTTAAAATCATAATAGACTGGGTGGCCAACCATACGGGCTGGGACCATGTGTGGACACTTTCGAATCCTGAATTCTACCGGAAGAATCCCGATACCGGTGATTTTCAGACTGCTTCCGGTATGGACGATATTATTGAGCTGAATTATTCAAATCACGAAATGCGGTTGGCAATGATCGAGGCCATGAAATTTTGGGTGAGGGAAACCAATATAGACGGTTTTCGCTGCGACCTTGCCGCCTGGGTGCAGCTGGACTTCTGGCAGCAGGCCAGAACTGCAGTAGAACAACTGAAACCATTGTTCTGGCTTGGCGAATTTGATGAACTCGATCATCCCGAATACGGAAAAGTCTTCGATGCCAGCTACGTTTGGAACTGGATGCACAGGACTAAGGACTTCTGTGACGGTAATCTTAGCTTCGTCGAGCTCAAAGATCTGCTCGTCAGATATTCAGAAATCGGCGACGGATCCATGCGCGCCTGGTTCACATCCAATCATGACGAAAACACATGGAACGGCACGGAGTATGAAAAATACGGGATCTTTGCACAGGCGCTGGCTGTATTTTCAGTGACCTGGAACGGCGTGCCGCTCATCTATAACGGGCAGGAAATCCCTTTACGCACAAAAAGGCTGGAGTTTTTTGAGAAGGATACAATACCCTGGACGGACACCTTTGAACTCCATGATTTTTATAAGAAGCTCCTGACTCTGAAGAGCACTCATCCGGCTTTGCGGGGTGGCGATTCGAACGTGTGCACGTATTTGCTGAAGACTGCTGTTGATGACAGGGTTTTGGTTTATATGAGGGTAAATGGCGAAGCCTCTGTGCTTACTGTGATTAGTTTTTCCAGGGAACAGATAAGTTTCAATATTAACGGTGAGTCTCTGTCTGGAACTTACACTGAACTTTTTACCGGTTCAAAAAAGAATTTTTCCAGCGACACAGGTTTTGTTCTGGAACCTGGCGGATTTTCAGTCTTTTACAGTTAA
- a CDS encoding sensor histidine kinase has protein sequence MKFRELTFIASLFMTLVMVFVALAFNLSQVQLAEDRDRFYLVMGLCVIIMLGINYFVLEFLFGYYGKKQIKRISTILPQGIIPTDESEMSFTQLGEKVSELSQRNASEIDTMKGMATYRKEYIGNVSHELKTPLFSIQGYVETLIEGGVENLAIRDKYLDRIDKSVERLLDIVKDLDMLNQFEYGEINLNITSFDLNLLIREIMDMLDLEAEKKEARMQLQTSHTVIMVRADRQRISQVLINLISNAIYYSNRENALITVRTNKLRSKVLVEVADNGMGIKKELLPRIFERFYRVESSRSRRGGGSGLGLAIVKHILEAHNEAVSVHSVYLEGTTFTFMLETEP, from the coding sequence TTGAAATTCAGGGAATTAACATTCATTGCCTCACTGTTCATGACGCTGGTGATGGTTTTTGTGGCGTTGGCATTCAATCTCTCGCAGGTTCAGCTGGCCGAAGACCGGGACCGTTTTTATCTGGTTATGGGACTCTGTGTCATAATCATGTTAGGCATTAATTATTTCGTGCTCGAATTCCTGTTCGGTTACTATGGCAAAAAGCAAATCAAACGTATAAGTACAATTCTCCCGCAGGGTATAATTCCAACGGACGAGAGTGAAATGAGCTTTACTCAGTTAGGGGAGAAAGTTTCAGAACTCTCCCAAAGAAATGCAAGCGAGATCGATACGATGAAGGGCATGGCCACGTACCGGAAGGAATACATCGGCAATGTATCACACGAGCTCAAAACTCCGCTGTTTTCCATTCAGGGATATGTGGAAACACTGATTGAGGGGGGAGTCGAGAACCTGGCCATCCGCGATAAGTACCTGGACCGGATTGATAAATCGGTGGAAAGACTGCTTGATATCGTGAAAGACCTGGATATGCTGAACCAGTTTGAGTATGGCGAGATCAACCTTAATATAACCTCCTTCGACCTGAACCTCCTGATCCGCGAGATCATGGATATGCTGGACCTGGAAGCGGAGAAGAAAGAAGCACGGATGCAGCTGCAGACCTCACATACCGTAATTATGGTAAGGGCAGACCGGCAGCGGATCAGTCAGGTACTTATCAACCTCATCTCCAATGCCATCTACTATTCCAACCGCGAAAATGCCCTCATAACGGTACGTACCAATAAACTTCGCTCCAAAGTGCTTGTTGAGGTAGCCGATAACGGAATGGGGATCAAGAAAGAGCTACTCCCAAGAATTTTTGAAAGGTTTTACCGCGTTGAATCTTCCAGAAGCCGCCGGGGCGGAGGTTCCGGGTTAGGTCTGGCTATCGTAAAACATATTCTGGAAGCTCACAATGAAGCCGTATCCGTACACAGCGTATATCTGGAAGGGACAACTTTCACTTTTATGTTGGAAACAGAGCCTTAA